ACGATTGAAGAAAGAAATCATCATGTTCTCGATATGATATGTTTGTAAGGGTGGTTGAGCTATAATATTTATTCCTCTAGAACTTTTGAGTGCTTTCCTTGTCCTTCAGCCTATTGTGTGTTTTTGTAGCGTCACTTCGGTGGGAAATGTTCTCAAGAGTTAATTCACAAGATCTCTCTTCATTCTTGTTAAAGTTGTACTTTTTCCTTATCTCTTTCTCCTCTTTGTTAAAGTTGATATTTGGTCCAAGGCATCATTGGTTGTGTGTTGATATGAGAATAAAGGGATCCTTAACTGTGTGCAAGAACAACAATTACAAGAGCTTCCTTAGTTATGTTTTGATTTTTCATATACATAGTTTTGGTTAGCATTGGTTCTTTATGTTTAACTCTTTATGTAGGTAACAAGTCGGACACAACTAGTGTTTGCCTTAGGCTTGAGGTAGAAGAGAATTAGAACTAATGAGTTATTAGGTGTAATGAGTTTAGGGCTTTATCATGATATTATGTAATATAATGTTCTCTTtcccaaactttaaaaaaaaaaaaaaatcatcctaaAATATTCAATTGAAGGGAACAAATACAAAAAAGAGTTGGTCTCAAGTTGTGAATTTCTAGAAATCATAGTGTCATGCTCCAGTATTTAGAGTGTGCATCTTTCAAATATGGAACCATTAGTTTGCCATGCCTCATATGATCCAAAACCTGGAACTTTCAAGTTCTTAGATCATTGATTTCAAATAAGACCAAACTTCTAGTTCATCCCGACTATGCTTAGGGTCATTATTCAGATACATAGTAAATGTTGTGTTAATTCCTTCCAGCAAGTCTTTTCAAGGTTTAGGAAAAAGTAGTCAATAGAGTTGCATACAATGACAACATCAACATGGAAACAACATCATtacaacaaaataaaaagaaagggAAATCGAACAAACAACACAGAGGAACTAAAACAATCAGAAAGAGAGTATGATCGAGACATTTTGGTTCACCATTTCAACACAAGATTAACTGCCAATTgggtaaaagattttttttagtcAAACTTACAATTGGACAAAACCAAACCCCAAACTCTCTTCTGATCCTGCAAAAGAGGAAGCAAActatttttagaagaagatgaaTGACCTCATACTAGCAATAGTTAACTTAAAACCATAGCCGAGTGAAAAAGCAAATATCAAATGTACAAATTCAGGTTCACAAACTAAAACTAGCCAACACCAAGATGTTACCTCATAATTTATTACACCTCAAAAACTCTTATCCATTAATCTCAATTAACATAGTTACCACTTCATTCCTTTGATTGTAGATTAAATCATCCATAGCAAAACTGAACAACAACTACTACTAAAGGCTTGCTCTGCGTATATACACAACTTACCTTTTGAAGTGACCATAAAGCAGCGTCTTACCGGTCCGACTTCACCAAATAATGCTTCCAGCTGTAAAGGAAGAAAAGATGAACCAAATAAATAACTGAGGAAACAATCAAACCAAACGACAGGAAAAATAAAAGTTCTAAAATTACCTCAGAGGACTTGAACGAATAGGGGAGATTGGATACGAATATGGTGGAAGGGCAGTGCCCACCATCGATCTTCTCCTCAGAGGAGTCATTGCTTCGTTTCCTCTTCCCCATCTATATCGTAACACCAAAAAGATaacttttcccctcttcttacgGAGGGTTCAATCGAGAAGTAGAAGATATATTACGTAGCGATGCGATAATGAGAAGAAACGATAGCACAGCTTGGAAGAAGGCAGCAGGAAGCGTCAGTAGCAGACAGTCCCGTCGTCCCCTTCGTCGGAGAGGATAGGCGCGCGATCGTGGATCCTATCACATACGGCGGCGAAAGGGAAAGCGGCTACGCCGCCGCTCGAGTGCTCTCAGAGGGAACCGCTTAATCGCCAGGTAGAGGAGAGGAGCAGAGACGCGACTCAGAATTACAAACCCCAGCGGTTCGGCCTCAAATATgtcctttaaaaatttatttaaatttctagAATAAAATaggtatttttaatttaaaataaaagtatTCAAGATTTaatattcaataattttttttttaagttattaaattttaaaaggtaATTTAAGAATTACTCAGGGTtttgtatataaaaataatatcttttaactttttctaaaatctaaaatatttttaaataattttagtagaaatctttttttttcaaaaaaaatatttccttgcaTTTTAATGAatactaatataatataattaggcACAAATAGTTTGAAAATATAATAtctagaaaaaatatataaaagaaatttataaaattattcatgaatatttttcatacatattattttttattattaaattttatataagttaataaataaatttattcggAGAAATGACCAAATATGAGAGTAAACAAGGCAAATGGTCGTCTAACAAGCTCTATTCCTGGACACTCGCTCTAAAAGACTGAAAAAAAGTAATAAGAATATCACCCCAAGTTCCATTTAAAGAGACGACTTTTGCTGAAAAATTCAGACAAATCGATAAGTCAATTTTACAGCACTTGTTTTACAAACATTCAGGATTCACTGTTGAGACGACGCAAGAAGGGAGATTGACACACACAGGATAATATATGCTCATTCTTCTCCTTCAAACGAGGAGATCATAAGTGCCAACTTATGCAATAAGCCAAGAGCacttgcttcatttgttgcagATGCCTGCGCCCACTCTTGATACTGATGGACACTCCCAGTGAAGTCGGTAAACAGTCCATCCACTCCAATCGTGTTGATCCAGTAGTCATACTCAGCATAAGGATCTTGATGGAAATCGAAATGCAAGTAAGAGTTTTCGTTCCTGAAGGTGTATGTATGTACCTATAACAAgacaacaaaaataaattatgattttttttgaaGTTACAACTCATTTAAAGGGTAATATAGAGTCGGCAAGATAAAAGTAGAGGAATCAAACAAGCAAATTTCAAGAAGTCAACAAACATAACACTGGCAATAAAATGTCATTGAAAAGTAAAAGTCAACTGTAGGCCAGAGAAGGAACACAAATTTATACCTGAAGGTTGTGTGCATGGGCTCTATCAACAAGATCAGTTGGTGTGGTCAAATAATTGTTTTTCGTAGGTACAATTGTGTCTTTCCAAGGTCCAATACCAATCACAAAGTTTGCGATATACTCAAGATAGCTGTCGGAAGAAATTTCCCAGAATGACTGCAAAAAAAACCCAAAAGGATTAGGCTGTGCccagaagaagaatccaagatatTGTCTTTATTTTAATATGAACAAATTAGATCAATAGATAAACGAGTCCTTATTCAGACAGAAGTAAACCTGGTTTGTATCTTGTGTACGTATGTCAAAATCATCGATCAGGAATATTTTTGGAGAGTCCGTCAGGTTTGAAATGTATACAAGAGAAGTTGGGGCAAAAGATTGAATAAACACTGGTTGTTTAAGCCATTCAGTCGACATGTATGCACCACCATATCCATACTTCTGTAGTGTCTCTACAAACTTGTCCTCAAATTTCTTTCCGTTAGCCCATTTGACCTATTAAGTTGTTGAACGGATATCAAAATACTTGTAACAGCTGATTTCAGAAGTACATATAAGTAATGCTCCAATAAAACGTAATCAATTCAGCTGAAAGTCAAATGTGCATCAAATAAGGCACCATGGAAAACTGTACTTTGTGACAGTTATTGAATTCTTAACGCAGTTAATATATACTGACCCGCTGGTTGATGAAAACTGGATCCTTTATCTCAGGGTAGATCCCAACAATTCTATTGGCATCAAGTGCAATGGCAATAAATTCTTCAAATGTGATAATTGAGAACTTTCCTGGTAAACataatcaaaataatttcaagTATAACAGATGTGACAAAAAAAAACATCTATAACCCATAATAATCTAGTTAGTATACCATTGTATTGTTGATCTCGGAATGAAAACCTCTGCTTCACCCCAAGTGATTTAAGTTCAGCAAGGGTGAAATCCACTGCAAATAAGCCAAAAAGATAATGTCAGTTGTTAATATGCTTCATGTGACaagcaaaataataataataacaatatcaacaaataataataataacataagacCAAAGTCACTTCAGTAGTTCACTAAGTTTAATAAGATCTCTGCAAAGAGGATCATACACTAGCATATAGTCTAAGTAACTTTTAAAACCAAAGTACTTAAAGGGCAAAGAATAAAAAAAGTTCATTACAAACGATTTCTGACAATATTTAACACATTAAATTCAAAAAGCCAAATGTTATATGCAGACAATAAACTTGTAAGAAAAACAAAGTTGAAGAAATGCAGGAAAACTTGCCCACAAAATACCCAGTCATATTAGACCCTTCAACTTCATAGGTTCTTTTGCGATTGGCAAATTTTGCATGTTTGGCAATATCAGTTGTAGCATCAAGTGTTACATCATGAAAGCATATCAATTGACCATCTTTTGTGGCAAGAATATCTGATTCTATGAAGTCGGCACCTTCTTCAATAGCTCTCTGCAAGTAAAAGTCACTCATGAACCAAAATATTGGTGAACTCAAATTAAACAACTGAACATCTATTACAAAAGAAAGTGTTTCCTACCACTTGAGTCTAGCAACATAAATCTTATTCTCTATCTAACTAAATTCAGATTAACAACCCACTGCAATTATTATCTGTATGTAATTTCATTTGGTTGTTTGGCATCTTTTAGGTACATTTGGTTTCCAGAATAAAGCGAATTTCACTATTTTGTTGTAGAAAATTTTCTCAGAATCTTTGAGCTACATATGTTTTTGCAAAAAGAACCAAGTATTGTGTTGTCTATAGTTGTCTACATCGACATAGATTGTTTTTCTCAAATATCTGCTTCACTAAAAaggtgaaaataaaaataaagtagAACAATTGCTGATAAAGGATAAAATCCGATACTTGGAGACATAGCTAGGAAACACCACATCTAGTTAGTTATTTGCTTGATCCAGTCTCTCCATATCCCAAATAAGACTGCCCAAGGTAATATCATAACACTCTAAATAAGTAGTTCctcaaaacaaacaaacatgtcTTATAGAACAAAAATCACGTAGCTCAAGAAGGATC
This genomic stretch from Zingiber officinale cultivar Zhangliang chromosome 7A, Zo_v1.1, whole genome shotgun sequence harbors:
- the LOC122002484 gene encoding glycerophosphodiester phosphodiesterase GDPD6-like translates to MSPLWATSMIFFSLLLGSHGRPLYPLPSKQQHKEKKALQTSRPYNIAHRGSNGEIPEETAAAYMRAIEEGADFIESDILATKDGQLICFHDVTLDATTDIAKHAKFANRKRTYEVEGSNMTGYFVVDFTLAELKSLGVKQRFSFRDQQYNGKFSIITFEEFIAIALDANRIVGIYPEIKDPVFINQRVKWANGKKFEDKFVETLQKYGYGGAYMSTEWLKQPVFIQSFAPTSLVYISNLTDSPKIFLIDDFDIRTQDTNQSFWEISSDSYLEYIANFVIGIGPWKDTIVPTKNNYLTTPTDLVDRAHAHNLQVHTYTFRNENSYLHFDFHQDPYAEYDYWINTIGVDGLFTDFTGSVHQYQEWAQASATNEASALGLLHKLALMISSFEGEE